Proteins co-encoded in one Hymenobacter swuensis DY53 genomic window:
- a CDS encoding universal stress protein: protein MPIHSAMEPNIVVLTDFSPAAAQARTYAAALAAPLGAVVHLVHIYSPVPLNVEYDMVTPLPMEARYMQQISHSLEELAAALPVPATAELLEADWYGAVQQTLRNYQPLLLVAGLSKTNGWLDEWLSNRALPLAHQPGYPLLLVPQELSAVPVCPPRRLVLAVQDEGFSLTAEARALAPLLDALHIEVVVVTVLPYEQRAAGEQGFHSAQHCRLAASVSRHDQHKVVHELPARGIMQAVDELAADGLVLLDLGHGWAHTLFEGSVISQVVRQTRVPVLLLPARPTPPHE, encoded by the coding sequence GTGCCTATTCACTCTGCCATGGAACCCAACATCGTTGTTCTGACCGATTTTTCGCCCGCGGCGGCGCAGGCCCGCACCTATGCCGCCGCCCTGGCCGCGCCGCTGGGGGCCGTCGTGCATCTGGTCCATATCTACTCGCCGGTGCCGCTGAACGTGGAGTACGACATGGTGACGCCCCTACCGATGGAGGCGCGCTACATGCAGCAAATCAGCCATTCGCTGGAGGAACTGGCGGCAGCCCTGCCCGTGCCGGCCACCGCCGAGCTGCTGGAAGCGGACTGGTACGGGGCCGTACAGCAGACGCTGCGCAACTACCAGCCTCTGCTGCTGGTGGCGGGCCTCTCAAAAACCAACGGCTGGCTGGACGAATGGCTCAGCAACCGCGCCCTGCCGCTGGCGCATCAGCCGGGCTACCCCTTGCTGCTCGTGCCCCAGGAGCTGTCGGCGGTGCCGGTGTGCCCGCCCCGGCGTCTGGTGCTGGCCGTGCAGGACGAGGGGTTTAGCCTCACGGCGGAAGCCCGGGCGTTGGCCCCACTGCTCGACGCGCTGCACATCGAAGTCGTCGTGGTGACGGTGCTACCTTACGAGCAGCGGGCGGCCGGGGAGCAGGGCTTCCACTCGGCGCAGCACTGCCGGCTGGCCGCTTCTGTAAGCCGTCACGACCAGCACAAAGTGGTGCATGAGCTACCCGCGCGCGGAATCATGCAGGCCGTGGATGAACTGGCGGCCGATGGGCTGGTGCTGCTGGACCTGGGCCACGGGTGGGCACATACGCTCTTTGAGGGCAGCGTTATCAGTCAGGTGGTCCGCCAGACGCGGGTGCCGGTACTGCTGCTGCCGGCCCGCCCTACGCCCCCGCACGAATAG
- a CDS encoding response regulator produces MKTILLIEDDAPIRENTAELLELAGYAVQTAENGQLGVVQALTTKPDLVLCDIMMPVLDGYGVLQIFNQHPQLAGVPFIFLTAKTERTDLRKGMTLDADDYLTKPFDKAELLSAITGRLARFQHLQPDYDLQPESSLGAFLDDARAGGQLEQLAVDRKSHLVRKKQDIYLEGDEAARVYFVQTGRVKTSKVTDGGKELITGLFGPGEFFGYLSVLAHTPHTDSAVAVDDTTLVYIPKDDFAHLLHRNAEVSQQFIRLLADRVEEREEWPD; encoded by the coding sequence ATGAAAACCATTCTGCTGATTGAGGACGACGCGCCCATCCGCGAGAATACCGCCGAGCTGCTGGAACTGGCCGGCTACGCCGTGCAGACGGCCGAAAACGGCCAGCTGGGCGTGGTGCAGGCCCTGACCACCAAGCCCGACCTGGTGCTGTGCGACATCATGATGCCGGTGCTCGATGGCTACGGCGTGCTCCAGATTTTCAACCAGCACCCGCAGCTGGCTGGCGTACCGTTCATCTTCCTGACCGCCAAAACCGAGCGCACCGACCTGCGTAAGGGCATGACGCTGGACGCCGATGACTACCTGACCAAGCCCTTCGACAAGGCCGAGCTGCTAAGCGCCATTACCGGCCGCCTGGCCCGCTTTCAGCACCTGCAGCCCGACTACGACCTACAGCCTGAGAGTAGCCTGGGCGCGTTTCTGGACGATGCCCGCGCCGGGGGGCAGCTCGAACAGCTCGCCGTAGACCGCAAAAGCCACCTTGTGCGCAAAAAGCAGGATATCTACCTGGAAGGCGACGAGGCCGCGCGGGTGTACTTCGTGCAGACCGGCCGGGTGAAAACCAGCAAAGTCACCGACGGCGGCAAGGAGCTGATTACGGGGCTCTTCGGGCCGGGCGAGTTCTTCGGCTACCTATCCGTACTGGCCCACACGCCCCACACCGATTCGGCCGTGGCTGTGGATGATACGACGCTGGTGTATATTCCGAAGGACGATTTCGCACACTTGCTGCACCGCAACGCCGAGGTCAGCCAGCAGTTTATCCGGCTGCTGGCGGACCGGGTGGAGGAGCGGGAAGAATGGCCTGATTGA
- a CDS encoding PAS domain S-box protein, producing MPEATGRHHEQLRASFNAHPQVRGMGSHRVFRGQRQDGSAFPVEVNLSYFHLDEELYVVAYVFDLTKKKPLSRS from the coding sequence GTGCCCGAGGCCACCGGCCGCCACCACGAGCAGCTGCGCGCCTCCTTCAACGCCCACCCGCAGGTGCGCGGCATGGGTAGCCACCGCGTGTTTCGGGGCCAACGCCAGGACGGCTCAGCGTTTCCGGTGGAAGTCAACCTGAGCTATTTTCACCTGGATGAAGAGCTTTACGTGGTGGCCTACGTGTTCGACCTCACCAAAAAAAAGCCGCTGAGCAGGAGCTGA
- a CDS encoding cation-translocating P-type ATPase, protein MDYHIVPVEEAARLLGTTPAGLATPTARQRLIEHGPNQLADAHRKTIGQLVLHQLLDVMILVLLAAAGVSGLMGEWKSVYVILAIVVVNAVIGFLQEYRAEKAMEALQKMAASQAQVLRDGQAAKVAAADLVPGDMVLLEAGNIIPADLRFIETHALKVDESSLTGESTNVEKDPAPLPAGDYPLGDRLNLGFKGTFVTNGRATAYVVGTGMHTELGRIATLIQTAETSTPLQKRLATLGKRLAVAALVVGALFFAVGWLRGEPLRELLLVSISLAIAALPEALPALVTISLALGAKRLVDSHALIRKLPAVETLGSVTYICTDKTGTLTLNKMTVEEVFEVPDFRLPVLEDGHGLLTAMALNTDATQDDQGQWLGDSTEVALARYAAEQEHSRAALEARFPRLAELPFDSERKCMSTLHQTPQGVLVVTKGAVGSLFAQLDTSQQAGIPDLKRRVDALAGQGHRVLGYAARLLPELPAEITSATIETGLVFVGFAGLLDPPRPEARQAVAECKAAGITAVMITGDHQLTARAVAESLGIITSGEDLVLTGKELTQLDEPAFAELVEQVRVYARVDPAQKLRIVSALQSRHQFVAMTGDGVNDAPALKNADIGIAMGINGTEVSKEAAHMILLDDDFATIVEAVRHGRRIYGNILKFIRYIMAGSAGEICTLFFAPLFGLPIPLLAIHILWINLITDGLPGLALAYEPSEPNSMKRPPIDPKQTIFADGLGWFIVWVGLLVGGVTIGMQAWAIHGAGTHWQTMTFSVLCFSQLGLAFTVRSRHESAFRIGLFANKPMLGALTLTFGLQLLIIYVPFFNDLFRTEPLTWPELGLTLAVSSVVFWAVEAHKLVSRLREPASVSSAPVPPAPTPATPPARAGEPAQQPTNRPTKPISEPLLQP, encoded by the coding sequence ATGGACTACCACATTGTGCCCGTTGAAGAAGCTGCCCGGTTGCTCGGCACCACGCCGGCCGGCCTGGCCACGCCCACGGCCCGGCAGCGGCTCATCGAGCACGGCCCCAACCAACTGGCCGACGCCCACCGGAAAACCATCGGGCAGCTGGTGCTGCACCAACTGCTCGACGTGATGATTCTGGTGCTGCTGGCCGCCGCCGGGGTATCGGGGCTGATGGGCGAGTGGAAATCCGTCTATGTCATCCTGGCCATTGTGGTGGTCAACGCCGTCATCGGTTTCCTGCAGGAATACCGGGCCGAAAAGGCCATGGAAGCCCTCCAGAAGATGGCGGCCAGCCAGGCCCAGGTGCTGCGCGACGGCCAAGCGGCGAAAGTAGCCGCCGCCGATCTGGTGCCCGGCGACATGGTGCTACTCGAAGCCGGCAACATCATTCCGGCCGACCTCCGGTTTATCGAAACCCACGCCCTGAAGGTGGATGAGTCGTCGTTGACCGGCGAATCGACGAACGTGGAGAAGGACCCGGCCCCGCTGCCCGCCGGCGACTACCCGCTGGGCGACAGGCTGAACCTGGGTTTCAAAGGCACCTTCGTGACCAACGGGCGGGCCACGGCCTACGTGGTGGGCACCGGCATGCACACCGAACTGGGCCGGATTGCTACCCTCATTCAAACTGCCGAAACCAGTACGCCTTTGCAAAAGCGACTGGCCACTTTGGGCAAGCGGCTGGCGGTGGCAGCGCTGGTGGTAGGCGCCCTGTTTTTTGCGGTGGGCTGGCTACGGGGCGAGCCGCTGCGCGAGCTGCTGCTGGTATCCATTTCGCTGGCCATTGCTGCGCTGCCCGAGGCTTTGCCTGCGCTGGTAACCATCTCGCTGGCGCTGGGGGCCAAGCGGCTCGTGGACAGCCACGCCCTCATCCGCAAGCTGCCGGCCGTGGAAACGCTGGGCTCGGTCACCTACATCTGCACGGATAAAACCGGCACGCTCACCCTCAACAAGATGACAGTGGAGGAAGTGTTTGAGGTTCCGGATTTCCGCTTGCCCGTGCTTGAAGACGGCCACGGGCTGCTCACGGCCATGGCCCTGAACACCGATGCCACCCAGGATGACCAGGGCCAGTGGCTGGGCGACTCCACCGAGGTGGCGCTGGCCCGCTACGCCGCCGAACAGGAGCACAGCCGCGCGGCCCTCGAAGCCCGGTTTCCGCGCCTTGCCGAGCTGCCCTTCGACTCGGAGCGCAAGTGCATGAGCACCCTGCACCAAACCCCGCAGGGCGTCCTGGTCGTCACGAAAGGGGCCGTGGGCTCTTTGTTTGCGCAGCTCGATACCAGCCAGCAGGCCGGTATTCCCGACCTGAAGCGCCGCGTGGACGCGCTGGCCGGCCAGGGCCACCGGGTGCTGGGCTACGCCGCCCGGCTGCTGCCCGAATTGCCCGCTGAAATCACGTCGGCCACCATCGAAACCGGTCTGGTCTTCGTGGGCTTCGCGGGTTTGCTCGACCCGCCCCGTCCCGAGGCCCGGCAAGCCGTGGCCGAGTGCAAAGCGGCGGGCATTACGGCCGTCATGATTACCGGCGACCACCAGCTCACGGCCCGCGCCGTGGCCGAAAGCTTGGGCATCATTACCTCAGGTGAGGACCTGGTGCTGACCGGCAAGGAGCTGACCCAGCTCGACGAGCCTGCGTTTGCCGAGTTGGTGGAACAGGTGCGGGTGTACGCCCGCGTAGATCCGGCTCAGAAGCTGCGCATCGTTAGCGCCCTGCAAAGCCGGCACCAGTTCGTGGCCATGACCGGCGACGGGGTAAACGACGCCCCGGCGCTCAAAAACGCGGATATCGGCATTGCCATGGGTATCAATGGCACCGAGGTGTCTAAGGAGGCGGCCCACATGATTCTGCTCGACGACGATTTCGCCACCATCGTGGAGGCCGTGCGGCACGGCCGCCGCATCTACGGCAACATCCTCAAGTTTATCCGCTATATCATGGCTGGCAGCGCGGGCGAAATCTGCACCCTGTTTTTCGCGCCCTTGTTCGGGCTGCCCATTCCGCTGCTGGCCATTCACATCCTCTGGATCAACCTGATAACCGACGGTCTGCCCGGGCTGGCGCTGGCCTACGAGCCCTCGGAGCCCAACAGCATGAAACGGCCGCCCATTGATCCGAAACAGACCATTTTTGCCGATGGGCTGGGCTGGTTTATCGTGTGGGTTGGGCTGTTGGTGGGCGGGGTTACCATTGGCATGCAGGCCTGGGCCATTCACGGGGCCGGTACGCATTGGCAGACCATGACCTTCAGTGTGTTGTGCTTCTCGCAGCTGGGGCTGGCCTTCACCGTCCGCTCCCGCCACGAGTCGGCGTTTCGCATCGGGCTGTTTGCCAACAAGCCCATGCTGGGCGCGCTTACCCTCACCTTCGGACTGCAGCTGCTGATTATTTACGTACCGTTCTTCAACGACCTGTTCCGAACCGAGCCGCTGACCTGGCCGGAGCTGGGCCTCACGCTGGCCGTGTCGAGCGTGGTGTTCTGGGCCGTGGAAGCCCACAAGCTGGTCAGCCGCCTGCGGGAGCCCGCGTCAGTTTCATCAGCTCCAGTACCACCAGCGCCGACGCCCGCAACCCCGCCGGCGCGGGCTGGCGAGCCAGCCCAGCAACCAACCAACCGGCCCACGAAGCCCATTTCAGAGCCGCTTTTGCAGCCTTAG
- a CDS encoding sensor histidine kinase — translation MAQHQRVARLNADLEQKVADRTHALLTTLEQLEKRRRELALTLAAERELGELKSRFVSMASHEFRTPLTAVLTCAELIADYTTTRQQPQRLKHVQRIQTSVKQLNNILEEFLSVGRIEEGKIESQPADCNLTALLTATTSDVQSLLKAGQHIAWQVQCPHTFRLDASLLRKILVNLLSNALTYSAEGTVVTVQADCHQHRLRLSVADQGVGISAEDQAHLFERFFLARNVSTVPGTGLGLYIIARYLELMGGTIALHSELNVGTSVTITIPYENHSAD, via the coding sequence ATGGCTCAGCATCAGCGCGTGGCCCGCCTCAACGCCGACCTGGAACAAAAGGTGGCCGACCGCACCCACGCCCTGCTCACCACTTTAGAACAGCTGGAGAAGCGCCGCCGCGAGCTGGCCCTGACCCTGGCTGCCGAGCGGGAGTTGGGCGAGCTGAAGTCGCGCTTCGTGAGCATGGCCTCGCACGAGTTCCGTACCCCGCTCACGGCCGTGCTCACCTGCGCCGAGCTGATTGCCGACTATACCACAACCCGGCAGCAGCCTCAGCGCCTCAAGCACGTGCAGCGCATTCAGACCTCAGTAAAGCAGCTGAACAATATTCTGGAAGAGTTTCTATCAGTGGGCCGCATCGAGGAAGGCAAGATTGAGAGCCAGCCTGCCGACTGCAACCTGACGGCCCTGCTCACCGCAACTACCTCTGACGTGCAGTCCCTACTCAAAGCCGGCCAGCACATTGCGTGGCAGGTACAGTGCCCGCATACCTTCCGGCTCGATGCGTCGCTGCTGCGCAAAATTCTGGTAAACCTGCTGTCCAATGCGCTTACATACTCGGCTGAGGGCACGGTGGTGACGGTGCAGGCCGACTGCCACCAGCACCGGCTCCGGCTGAGCGTGGCCGACCAGGGTGTGGGCATTTCGGCAGAAGACCAGGCGCATTTGTTTGAGCGGTTTTTCCTGGCCCGCAACGTAAGCACCGTGCCCGGTACCGGCCTGGGCCTCTACATCATTGCCCGGTACCTGGAGTTGATGGGCGGTACTATCGCCCTGCACAGCGAACTGAACGTGGGCACTTCCGTCACCATCACCATTCCATATGAAAACCATTCTGCTGATTGA